The Caldisericum exile AZM16c01 region TGAATTAGACCTATTTATCACCTCCTTTATAAAATACTAAGATTCCTTAAGCGCTTCTTGTAGTTTTTCCTTCATCTCGTTAACATTGGTATAGTTCTTGATGGTTATCACTTTTATACCCTTTTGGAAAAATGAATTTGCAAATTCATACGATGTAACAACAAGATCAGTAGCCATAGTAGTAGCGGAAGCAACATCTGCTACTTCTACAGATGCATTAATTCCCATTTCTTTAATTGCTTTTTCTAAAGTCATCTTTAAAACGAGGCCAGAGCCTAAACCCATCCCGCACACTGCGAGTATTTTCAGTTTCTTTGAAGACTTTTGTTCCATATTTCCTCCTACTTCCTTTTAGTTAATAAATTTAGAACTTCCTTTAAGGTCCCTTTTTCTAAAATATCCCAACTCTCTTCGTCCATAAGTATCTCACTCAATTCGGCCATTGTCCCAATATGACTCTTGTCGTCAGGTGTAGCAAGCGTAATGATTAGATCGACAGGATCATTATCTGGATGCCCAAAATAAACAGGTTTTGATAATCTTAAAAAGCTAATAGCAACCTTTTTAACACAATTTCCTTCGTTTCTTGCATGTGATAATGCAAAATGCGGCGCTATAACAAAATAAGGACCATTTTTATGAAAGGAATTTATTATAAGTTCACAATATTCTTTAGTTACAGCACCGGTTTTTACTAATATTTCGCATCCTAAATTAAGAGCCTCTTCCGCATCCCTTGCTTCTATATCTAGTAATACACATTCTTCAGAGATCAATCCCGGTAAGTTATTCCTCCCTATATTTCCTAAAGTCTCTTCCATTTCCATGTTTCTCCTCAATGTAAAATTTAAAATATTCCCTAAATCCTGTCAACAAAACTTTTATGATAATAGGGGAAATAATAGTGATATAATGTTAACTTATCTTAATAATTGTTAGTCTTCTGCTAGCAATTTGCTGATTTTTTCAGGTTGGCTTAACTTTAAGATTGATTTTGCAATTTCTAGGTTATTTAATTTCTCAATCACTTTGTATAGCAATATCCCATCTTCTTCATTATTTGATATGGCAGGCAAAATCACAATAGGAACTAAAATTGATTTATTTTTATCACTTGCAAGGTTAAAAGAAATAGGCTTTTTAAGTAAAATTATTGCAATTACGCTCTTTTGCGTGTATTCACTTTCCGCATGGGGGATTGCAAAAGGAATTGGGCTTTCAATACCTGTTGGAAATTTCTTTTCCCTTTTTAAAACCGCTTCAACAAATCCACTCTTTACATAACCCTCCTCAATAAGTCTTTGCCCAATTTCAAAGATAAGTTCTTCCTTGTTTCTAAAAGAATCCTCGATATACACAAGTAGTTTGTTAGAAAAATCCCTTTGAGGTTTTGAAGTTTTTGATTGTAAAATTTCCTTTAGTTTTTCTTTTATAACTTTTACATCATCCTTACTTAGAAGCGGAGATACAACAATCGTTGGAAAAGGAGAGAAATTTATATGCGTTGTTGATATGATAAGGTCAACTTCTTGAGGCAATTTTCCATCTATCGCATCCTTAAAAGAGAAGGTCTCCAAAATGTCAAGATTAGGAAATTCCTGTAGAAGCCTATAATAAAGAATTTTAGAAGTTGCAATTCCCATAGGACAAATGACAACTGCCTTAACCTTTTTCGGGACTTTTGAAGATTCAACAAGTGCCATAATATAAGTTGCAATGTACCCAATTTCCTCTTCCGGAATTTCAATTTTGAAACTTTTACTTAAGCCTTCGGAAACTTTTTTCGCAATATCAAATGCAAAAGTATACTCACGCTTTATTGTTCTAAGGATCGGGTTTTCGATTTTTACTCCTAATTTGATTTTCTCAATTGCACCTTTTAGGTGCAATGCAAACATCCTTACAACTTCAGGATCTTCTTCAACTTTAAAACCGAGATATTCCTCTGCAAATCTAACGATGTCTTCAACTTTTTTAAAATAGACATCAGGAATTGCAATTGATGAATATGTCTCAATTGGTTCTGCTCTAAGTCCAAGAAACCTTTTTGTAAGAAAGGCAATTTCAGAATCGCTAAAGTTGATTTTCAAACTATTCTCTAAGATCTTCACATTATTTTTTATCGCACTATATTCTCCCATCTTTGACAACTGTAAAAGAGTTTTCTCGTCATAAGAAAGTTTAAATCCTCTTATATTACGTTCTACCGAAACATAAACATCCAAAGCAAAACTAAAAGTGTCTTGTGGACTTAAAACTCTCTTAAGATCCTGCAACAAACGATCTATAAACTCTTTAATTTCAAACAAGTAGGCTGTCTTTAAAACTTTAACTCCAAGTAACTTTTGATCTGATGCTTTAAACCTATCTAAATTTCCAAATTTTATTGCGATACTGTCAAAACTGTATGAAAAGAAATTTTTAATCGATACCTTTATTGCATATCTTATATCTTCTTCGCTCCCCTCAATCACATAACCTCTTCCAGGTTCACCAATAAGAGTAATATTGAAATCCTTAAGCCATTCCTTTATCTTCTTAATATCTGAAGAAACTGCGGGCCTTGACCTTTCAAGAATATCAGAAAGATCTTCGATTGTAGGAGTTTTTCTGCTTGAAAGAAGTAAAAAACAGGCATACCATGTTTTACTTTCACTATTACTGAGTATCTCTTCTGCAATTTTCAATTCTTCACTAAGTGCAATCTTTTTCTCCGGAGTTCCTTCAATTTTCAAGCCTACATTTGGCTTAGCAACCACATTTAGACCAAACTCTTTTACAAAATCAGCAACGGACTTCATATCCTTTCTCAAAGTATTAATATTTATGTTAGTATCTTCTGAAATTTTCTTTAAAGATACAGCATAATCACGTTCAAGAAGGTATAGAATAACCCTCGCAGTTCTTCCTTTAACATTAATCATACGCTACCTTACGGCTTCTCTTATTTCTCTTAAAACCTTATTTGCAATATCTGGATGGTTTCGTTTAAGTTCAGTTTCGAATCTTCTTAAATCACCTTTCGACTGCTCGAAAATAGTTGCAATATCCGGATAATTATCAACAAGGTATTCATAAATTTTTGGATTATTTACGTTATACGAATAAAGCACGGATTTTTTAACCAGTTCATCAAGCATTCTTAATACTTCAATTGAAGGTTTGTGAAGTCTATCGATAATTTTTTTAACTCTGGTGGGTTTAAATTCAAGTACTGAGAGAAACTTCAATTCCTCCTTTGTAAGAGATATATTTTCACTTCCCTCCGTGAAATTAACAAATTCATTTAGAAGATGCGAAAAATTTGGGAATTCATTTTCTACACTTTCTACAATAGCAATTGCATTTGGTGTCTGTTTCTCGAAATCTGATTTAAAATAGACACTCTCATGTTTAACGAAATCAAATTTCTCAGAAGTTATAGCAATTTCTTGAAGTGCATCCATATCATAATAGTCGTTGTACTCAGCATAAACTATACGCCCCTCTTTAAAGAGAACATGATTTTCTTCTATATCGCCAATATAGAGAAACCCAGAATATCCATTAGAAAAAATGAGTTTTAGCACTTCTGAAAGGCGCATATCTTTCCACAAAATCCCCTGAAGCATATTCCATTATAAGGAAAAATAAAGGATATACAAAATAGACAACATATTGCAAAATTTTCCAAAAAATATAAAATATTAAATGATGGAAAATATAAAAATTTATTTTGGTATTTTTGGATATTTATTTATAGGAGTTATACTATTTTTGATTCTTCTTGGGAAATCGTCAAAAAAGATTCCCCTAAAGAAGAGATACACAGTTAACAAATTTATTGCAATTATCCCCGCACACAACGAAGAAAATGTCATTTCAAATTCAATTCTTTCTGCAAAGAAGGCAGGCTTTCACAGAGTTATTGTTATTCTTGATAACTGCACCGATGATACTCCTATAATTGCACAAGGACTTGGTGCTGAGACTATATTTGTAAATTTTAGGTCTAAAGGACGCTCTCTTGCGTATGCAATACCAAAGATCGTTCAAAAATATGGCGAATATTCATTCTACATGATCTTTGATGCAGATAATGTAATTGATGAAAATTACATAGAACACATAAAGCCATATGTTGAATCATACCCTGTGATTCAAACAAACTTATACAACCTTAATGTTGACGGCGTTATTCCAAGAATGTATATATTCATGGATGCAATTTATCTTAGAATTCAAAAAGCACTTACACTTCTTGGGCTTTCATCAATTATATCAGGTTACGGGTGGGGCGCATACGGTTGGGTTTTCAATAAGCATAAATTCGATTGCAACTCCGTCCTTGAAGATTTCGAGTATACGGTAAAACTTCCTTTAAAGGTAACGTTTGTGGAGGATGCAACAGTATATGATGAAAAGCCAGTAGAATTTGCTCCGTCATTCAAGCAGAGACTCCGTTGGTATAGAGGATACTTCTACACAGTTTTTAAAGAAAATGGTATTGTAAAAAATCTATACACAATTCCTTTAATCGTGGGTGCTGCAACTCACATTTTAAGTTTTCTTTTATCACTACCAGATCCACTTTATGTTTCAATTCCTGTTGTTGTATTTGCCTTGCATACGCTTATATTTTTACTTCCACTAAATGAAAGAGAGTTAAAAGATGTAAAGTGGTACGACATATTTCTTATGTTTTTCTTCAATACGACAAACCTTGCTGCGATCTTAACTGCGATGTTTACATATAACAAGACTGACTGGGTAAGAACACCACACGCATACAAAATAAACGTTTAGGCTCCACACGGGAGCCTTATTAAATTACACTTGTCTAATTTTTATACTGTTAATTGCAAATTAAATGTCTATTAGAACTTATATCCGAATTTTCTCAGGATTTCTTTTCTTTCTTTTATATGTTCAACTCCCTCAAAACCTTTTGGTTTTACGCCATCTACAACACCTAAAACAGCTCTTCCAAGATCTGTTTCCGCAACGATTACTTGCATTGGGTTTGCAGAGGCGGCGTAGATGTTACAAACCTCTTGCACACTTTTTATTGCATTGAGGACGTTTATTGGGAATGCCCCTTTAATGAAAATAATAAAGAAATGTCCTGCACCAACTTCATACGCATTTTTCTTTGCAAGTTCAACAAGTTCAGGATCGTTTCCGGCAAAACGCACAAGTGCAACACCTGAGGCTTCGTTAAAGGCAAGGCCAAATTTTACGCCTGGCACACTTCCTGCAATGACTTCGCTTAAATCTTCCACAGTTTTAATAAAGTGCGATTGTCCAAGGATGCAATTCATATCTTCGGGCTTTTCTATTGGTATCACTTTAATTTCAAAATTCATCTTCAGTACCTCCTTTCACCTTTTTAAATTATAATGTGAAAAGAAGATTTATAAAAGGAGGTAGCCTTGGAAGAAAGGACTTTTAAAATCAGTAAAAAAGCATTCTTAAATACACTTATTATTCTTTTTATCCTAATGGTTGTTGCACTAATTCTAACCTATGTAATCCCATCTGGCTCCTACAAAAGAGTTATTTCAAATGGCATTGAAACAATCGACCCAAATTCATTTACATTTGTTCCTAAGGAATACTATCCCATTCATAGGCTTTTTACGGCACCTATTGAAGTGCTCATTTCAAAAGATGCACCACTTGTTATTACGATAATGCTTTTTATCCTTTTTGTTTCGGGAAGCTTTTCGATACTTTCAAAAGCAAATATCGTTAAAGCAATAATCTTATCAATTACTAAAAGATTTGAGAAAAGAAAATACCTACTCATTGCAATTGTCATTTTCATTTTTATGTCGCTTGGCGCAATTCTTGGGCTATTTGAAGAGACGATACCATTGGTGCCTCTTGTTGTTTCACTTGCGATATCTATGGGCTTTGATGAACTTACTGGGCTTGGAATGAGTTTGCTTGCAGTAGGTTTTGGTTTTAGCGCTGCAATTTCAAATCCATTTAGCATTGGTGTTGCACAAAAAATTGCAGGACTTCCGTTATTCTCAGGAGCATATTTAAGGATTGTGTTTTTCATTATAACGTATATAACAACTACACTTTTTATTATTACCCACGCAAGAGCAGTTGAAAAGGAGAATAAATCAACAAATCTAAAAGAATACATCGCAAATCCGAAGGAGGCTCGTGCAATTGGCTTTTTTGTTTTTTCGCTTATTCTTATGCTTTTTGTTGTTATATTCACTCCATTTAACGCAACGTTATCCACATTTTCTCTTCCCTTAATAACCCTCATATTCTTAATTGCTGGTTTTGGTTCAGGCATAATTGCAGGGCTAAGCTTCAAAGAGACCTTCAAAACATTTCTTGAAGGGATTTTAAATGTGGCACCATCAATCATTTTAATCCTTATGGCTGTAAGCGTTAAGCATATCATTGAACAGGGAAATGTTATTGATACGATCCTCCATTTCGCCCAAGCATACATTTTGAAAACAAACCAATACTTAGGAGGATTTCTTATGTATGTTACAACCCTATTTTTAAATTTCTTTATTGGCTCTGCTTCTGCGAAGGCATTTCTTGTTATGCCTATACTTGCCCCACTTTCGGACCTTGTGGGCCTCACAAGGCAAGTTGCTGTAACTTCC contains the following coding sequences:
- a CDS encoding YfcC family protein translates to MEERTFKISKKAFLNTLIILFILMVVALILTYVIPSGSYKRVISNGIETIDPNSFTFVPKEYYPIHRLFTAPIEVLISKDAPLVITIMLFILFVSGSFSILSKANIVKAIILSITKRFEKRKYLLIAIVIFIFMSLGAILGLFEETIPLVPLVVSLAISMGFDELTGLGMSLLAVGFGFSAAISNPFSIGVAQKIAGLPLFSGAYLRIVFFIITYITTTLFIITHARAVEKENKSTNLKEYIANPKEARAIGFFVFSLILMLFVVIFTPFNATLSTFSLPLITLIFLIAGFGSGIIAGLSFKETFKTFLEGILNVAPSIILILMAVSVKHIIEQGNVIDTILHFAQAYILKTNQYLGGFLMYVTTLFLNFFIGSASAKAFLVMPILAPLSDLVGLTRQVAVTSYCFGDGFSNLLYPTNAVLIIGLSLVDMPYPKWIKWTIKIQAIIFVISILFLMFAIKIHYGPF
- a CDS encoding BglG family transcription antiterminator; translated protein: MINVKGRTARVILYLLERDYAVSLKKISEDTNININTLRKDMKSVADFVKEFGLNVVAKPNVGLKIEGTPEKKIALSEELKIAEEILSNSESKTWYACFLLLSSRKTPTIEDLSDILERSRPAVSSDIKKIKEWLKDFNITLIGEPGRGYVIEGSEEDIRYAIKVSIKNFFSYSFDSIAIKFGNLDRFKASDQKLLGVKVLKTAYLFEIKEFIDRLLQDLKRVLSPQDTFSFALDVYVSVERNIRGFKLSYDEKTLLQLSKMGEYSAIKNNVKILENSLKINFSDSEIAFLTKRFLGLRAEPIETYSSIAIPDVYFKKVEDIVRFAEEYLGFKVEEDPEVVRMFALHLKGAIEKIKLGVKIENPILRTIKREYTFAFDIAKKVSEGLSKSFKIEIPEEEIGYIATYIMALVESSKVPKKVKAVVICPMGIATSKILYYRLLQEFPNLDILETFSFKDAIDGKLPQEVDLIISTTHINFSPFPTIVVSPLLSKDDVKVIKEKLKEILQSKTSKPQRDFSNKLLVYIEDSFRNKEELIFEIGQRLIEEGYVKSGFVEAVLKREKKFPTGIESPIPFAIPHAESEYTQKSVIAIILLKKPISFNLASDKNKSILVPIVILPAISNNEEDGILLYKVIEKLNNLEIAKSILKLSQPEKISKLLAED
- a CDS encoding glycosyltransferase — encoded protein: MENIKIYFGIFGYLFIGVILFLILLGKSSKKIPLKKRYTVNKFIAIIPAHNEENVISNSILSAKKAGFHRVIVILDNCTDDTPIIAQGLGAETIFVNFRSKGRSLAYAIPKIVQKYGEYSFYMIFDADNVIDENYIEHIKPYVESYPVIQTNLYNLNVDGVIPRMYIFMDAIYLRIQKALTLLGLSSIISGYGWGAYGWVFNKHKFDCNSVLEDFEYTVKLPLKVTFVEDATVYDEKPVEFAPSFKQRLRWYRGYFYTVFKENGIVKNLYTIPLIVGAATHILSFLLSLPDPLYVSIPVVVFALHTLIFLLPLNERELKDVKWYDIFLMFFFNTTNLAAILTAMFTYNKTDWVRTPHAYKINV
- a CDS encoding PTS sugar transporter subunit IIB, which translates into the protein MEQKSSKKLKILAVCGMGLGSGLVLKMTLEKAIKEMGINASVEVADVASATTMATDLVVTSYEFANSFFQKGIKVITIKNYTNVNEMKEKLQEALKES
- a CDS encoding adenosine-specific kinase, translated to MNFEIKVIPIEKPEDMNCILGQSHFIKTVEDLSEVIAGSVPGVKFGLAFNEASGVALVRFAGNDPELVELAKKNAYEVGAGHFFIIFIKGAFPINVLNAIKSVQEVCNIYAASANPMQVIVAETDLGRAVLGVVDGVKPKGFEGVEHIKERKEILRKFGYKF
- a CDS encoding PTS sugar transporter subunit IIA, whose product is MEMEETLGNIGRNNLPGLISEECVLLDIEARDAEEALNLGCEILVKTGAVTKEYCELIINSFHKNGPYFVIAPHFALSHARNEGNCVKKVAISFLRLSKPVYFGHPDNDPVDLIITLATPDDKSHIGTMAELSEILMDEESWDILEKGTLKEVLNLLTKRK